In the Streptomyces sp. NBC_00525 genome, one interval contains:
- a CDS encoding GNAT family N-acetyltransferase gives MPALQRLRADHAPAVLAFEEANRAFFAASVPDRGDAYFTDFPARHAALLAEQETGVCHFHVLVAEDTGEVLGRFNLLDVSDGAAELGFRLAEKATGRGLATATVHHLFGLCRTTYALTTLRARASLANAASRTVLRHTGFVATGEEVLLNGERGLEFVRELGAGHREA, from the coding sequence ATGCCCGCGCTCCAGCGCCTGCGCGCCGACCACGCCCCCGCCGTCCTCGCGTTCGAGGAGGCCAACCGTGCCTTCTTCGCCGCCTCCGTCCCGGACCGCGGCGACGCCTACTTCACCGACTTCCCGGCCCGCCACGCCGCCCTGCTCGCCGAACAGGAGACGGGCGTCTGCCACTTCCACGTCCTGGTGGCGGAGGACACCGGCGAGGTACTGGGCCGCTTCAACCTGCTGGACGTCTCCGACGGCGCGGCCGAACTCGGCTTCCGCCTCGCGGAGAAGGCCACCGGCAGGGGCCTGGCGACCGCCACGGTCCACCACCTCTTCGGCCTGTGCCGCACGACGTACGCCCTCACCACACTCCGCGCCCGCGCAAGCCTGGCCAACGCGGCCTCCCGCACGGTCCTGCGCCACACGGGCTTCGTGGCCACGGGCGAAGAGGTCCTGCTGAACGGCGAACGCGGCCTGGAATTCGTACGAGAACTGGGAGCGGGCCACCGCGAGGCGTGA
- a CDS encoding SEC-C domain-containing protein produces MRPDTPSDHITEAERLLRTAAQYPEDHEPLLLQAAAHLELAGERARAATLYDELLNSPGTEHPQLVKALSASNLWEYGHEAEARALIDGVRVAAPQEAAPWEIAAETLEAHDELEAAHDLFSTALRLLIAPGEEVPYATQSLLTGRHRVRRLLGAAHDAWDELADTLHTAAVPLDELHDPKRLWSLGSSDPGELRAEITRLRAELGTYRTALSRPFPVAVLHWPADELRELLTAYPGLGSEYASHPDHLARLETALRDLQAAGTPNLGIVTGTVPSYEAFAASEAASPADPDLLPQYATTLAARGRAVPWPPPKSGACWCGSGESYRECHGGRVG; encoded by the coding sequence ATGCGCCCCGACACTCCTTCCGACCACATCACCGAAGCCGAGCGTCTGCTCCGCACCGCGGCGCAGTACCCCGAGGACCACGAACCACTCCTCCTCCAGGCGGCGGCCCACCTGGAACTCGCCGGCGAACGCGCCCGCGCCGCGACGCTCTACGACGAACTCCTCAACTCCCCCGGCACCGAGCACCCGCAGCTGGTGAAGGCGCTGAGCGCGTCGAACCTCTGGGAGTACGGCCACGAGGCGGAGGCCCGCGCGCTCATCGACGGCGTGCGCGTGGCGGCCCCGCAGGAGGCGGCGCCCTGGGAGATCGCGGCCGAGACGCTGGAGGCCCACGACGAGCTGGAGGCGGCCCACGACCTCTTCTCCACGGCCCTGCGGCTGCTGATCGCCCCGGGCGAGGAGGTGCCGTACGCCACCCAGTCGCTGCTCACCGGCCGCCACCGGGTGCGCAGGCTGCTGGGCGCCGCGCACGACGCCTGGGACGAGCTGGCCGACACGCTGCACACGGCGGCGGTCCCGCTGGACGAGCTGCACGACCCGAAACGCCTGTGGTCGCTCGGCTCCTCGGACCCGGGCGAGCTGCGCGCCGAGATCACCCGGCTCCGCGCCGAACTGGGCACGTACCGCACGGCGTTGTCGCGCCCGTTCCCGGTGGCGGTGCTGCACTGGCCGGCGGACGAACTGCGCGAACTGCTCACCGCCTACCCGGGCCTGGGCAGCGAGTACGCCTCGCACCCGGACCATCTGGCGCGCCTGGAGACCGCGCTGCGCGACCTCCAGGCGGCGGGCACCCCGAACCTGGGCATCGTCACCGGCACGGTCCCCTCCTACGAGGCCTTCGCCGCCTCGGAGGCCGCGTCCCCGGCGGACCCGGACCTGCTCCCCCAGTACGCCACCACCCTGGCCGCCCGGGGCCGCGCGGTCCCGTGGCCGCCGCCGAAGAGCGGGGCGTGCTGGTGCGGCTCGGGCGAGTCGTACCGGGAGTGCCACGGCGGGCGGGTGGGCTGA
- a CDS encoding DUF3311 domain-containing protein, which translates to MLVPYVLYLGALPFVNRVEPVVLGLPFLFLWLLGATLLTPVAVWLARRGDRR; encoded by the coding sequence TTGCTGGTCCCCTATGTCCTCTACCTCGGGGCGCTGCCGTTCGTGAACCGGGTCGAACCGGTCGTTCTCGGGCTGCCGTTCCTCTTCCTCTGGCTGCTCGGGGCGACCCTGCTGACCCCCGTCGCCGTCTGGCTGGCCCGGCGGGGTGACCGCCGGTGA
- a CDS encoding sodium:solute symporter family protein: MNATVATSVFGVFMVATVALGLLAVRGRRGGKSGQDGEGGEGGGGLAEWSVGGRSLGTVFIWVLMAGEGYTSFSYLGAAGWGYNYGAPVLYVVAYMSCGYALGYVVGPLLWAYAREHGLVGITDMVAHRFGRPWLGALVAVLATVFLLPCIQLQITGMGVVVSTISYGAISLNWAYFIAFAVTTGFVVVSGLRGSAWVSVLKDLLVIVTLGFLAVYVPAHYFGGYGPFLDRLVTEKSDWLTLPGHGDSGLGQAWFITTSFLNSLTVVIFPTTVAGYLGARNADVLRRNAMWLPAYNVLLFVPMLLGMAALFVVPGLVGAESNLALFELVTDSLPAWSVGVIGVAAALSSIVPMAVFMLVIGTMWGRSVLSLVPRWERRQKGAAQLVVVVAGALALLLTYTAPNTLVRLSLISYEGMAQLLPMVLLGLVWRRLTLLGALSGLVVGVGAVCGFVFTDNDPVWGVNAGIVALAANLAVALAVTYAGPREHDARPDGEVLARDEPVVNAR, encoded by the coding sequence GTGAACGCCACCGTCGCGACCTCCGTCTTCGGGGTCTTCATGGTCGCCACCGTCGCCCTCGGCCTGCTCGCCGTACGCGGCCGGCGCGGCGGCAAGAGCGGCCAGGACGGAGAGGGCGGTGAGGGCGGCGGCGGGCTCGCCGAGTGGTCGGTGGGCGGACGCAGCCTGGGCACCGTCTTCATCTGGGTGCTGATGGCCGGCGAGGGCTACACCAGCTTCAGCTACCTCGGCGCCGCCGGCTGGGGCTACAACTACGGCGCGCCCGTCCTCTACGTCGTCGCGTACATGTCCTGCGGTTACGCGCTCGGCTACGTCGTCGGGCCCCTGCTGTGGGCGTACGCGCGCGAGCACGGACTCGTCGGGATCACCGACATGGTGGCGCACCGCTTCGGGCGGCCCTGGCTCGGCGCGCTCGTCGCCGTCCTGGCGACCGTGTTCCTGCTCCCCTGCATCCAGCTCCAGATCACCGGCATGGGCGTCGTCGTCTCGACGATCTCCTACGGCGCCATCAGCCTGAACTGGGCCTACTTCATCGCCTTCGCCGTCACCACCGGGTTCGTCGTCGTCAGCGGGCTGCGCGGCAGCGCCTGGGTGTCCGTGCTGAAGGACCTGCTGGTGATCGTCACGCTCGGATTCCTCGCCGTGTACGTGCCCGCGCACTACTTCGGCGGGTACGGGCCCTTCCTCGACCGGCTCGTCACCGAGAAGAGCGACTGGCTGACCCTCCCCGGCCACGGCGACAGCGGCCTCGGGCAGGCGTGGTTCATCACCACCTCGTTCCTCAACTCCCTCACCGTCGTGATCTTCCCGACCACCGTCGCCGGCTACCTCGGCGCGCGGAACGCCGACGTGCTGCGCCGCAACGCCATGTGGCTGCCCGCCTACAACGTCCTCCTCTTCGTCCCGATGCTCCTCGGCATGGCCGCGCTGTTCGTGGTGCCGGGGCTCGTCGGCGCCGAGTCCAACCTCGCTCTGTTCGAGCTGGTCACGGACTCGCTGCCCGCCTGGTCGGTGGGCGTCATCGGGGTCGCCGCCGCACTCTCCTCGATCGTGCCCATGGCCGTGTTCATGCTGGTCATCGGCACGATGTGGGGCCGCAGCGTGCTCTCACTCGTGCCCCGCTGGGAGCGCCGGCAGAAGGGGGCCGCGCAACTGGTCGTCGTGGTCGCCGGGGCGCTCGCGCTGCTGCTCACGTACACCGCCCCCAACACCCTCGTCCGCCTCTCGCTCATCTCGTACGAGGGCATGGCGCAACTGCTGCCCATGGTGCTGCTGGGGCTCGTGTGGCGCCGGCTGACGCTGCTCGGGGCGCTGAGCGGGCTCGTCGTCGGGGTGGGCGCGGTGTGCGGGTTCGTGTTCACGGACAACGACCCCGTGTGGGGCGTGAACGCGGGCATCGTCGCCCTCGCCGCCAACCTCGCGGTCGCGCTGGCGGTGACGTACGCGGGGCCGCGCGAGCACGACGCGCGGCCGGACGGGGAGGTGCTGGCCCGCGACGAGCCGGTTGTCAATGCACGTTGA
- a CDS encoding YidC/Oxa1 family membrane protein insertase encodes MSAFMSAFAALVGALADLLHPLFQGAATAAAIVLFTALVRLAVHPLSRAAARGQKAQRRLQPQIAALRKKHAKNPERMQKALMELHREEKVSPFSGCLPSLLQMPAFFLLYHLFSSRRIGDEANALLDHQLFDAPLGERWHDALAHGGVFGAQGLVYLGLFAIVAVVATFNYGRTKRQMAANPAAPATGPDGQPMPGMGAMTRLMPMMSFFTLFTVGFVPLAAALYVVTSTTWTAIERAYLYRDLTAPGTAVAPAA; translated from the coding sequence ATGTCCGCGTTCATGTCCGCATTCGCCGCTCTGGTCGGCGCCCTCGCCGACCTCCTCCACCCGCTCTTCCAGGGCGCCGCCACCGCCGCCGCAATCGTCCTGTTCACCGCGCTGGTCCGGCTCGCCGTGCACCCGCTCTCCCGCGCCGCCGCACGCGGCCAGAAGGCGCAGCGCCGCCTCCAGCCGCAGATCGCCGCACTGCGCAAGAAGCACGCCAAGAACCCCGAGCGGATGCAGAAGGCGCTCATGGAGCTGCACCGCGAGGAGAAGGTCTCGCCGTTCTCCGGCTGCCTGCCGAGCCTGCTCCAGATGCCCGCGTTCTTCCTGCTCTACCACCTCTTCTCCAGCCGGCGGATCGGCGACGAGGCCAACGCGCTCCTGGACCACCAGCTGTTCGACGCCCCGCTCGGCGAGCGCTGGCACGACGCCCTCGCGCACGGCGGGGTCTTCGGCGCACAGGGCCTCGTCTACCTGGGCCTCTTCGCGATCGTCGCCGTCGTCGCCACGTTCAACTACGGGCGGACCAAGCGCCAGATGGCCGCGAACCCGGCCGCCCCGGCGACCGGCCCGGACGGGCAGCCGATGCCGGGCATGGGCGCGATGACCAGGCTGATGCCGATGATGTCCTTCTTCACCCTGTTCACCGTCGGGTTCGTGCCGCTGGCCGCCGCGCTGTACGTCGTCACCAGCACCACCTGGACCGCGATCGAGCGGGCCTACCTGTACCGCGACCTGACCGCCCCCGGCACCGCCGTCGCCCCCGCCGCCTGA
- a CDS encoding DUF6412 domain-containing protein: MGSYAVNRVRDGLSRLLRPAGLLLLLLTEVLLAEGGTLSAAVALAATAAAGTALAACAVISARCAAPVPRTRVRTAMRDREKRTAFLPQRDPDAQGRRRPRAPGHAVPTAA, encoded by the coding sequence ATGGGCAGCTACGCCGTGAACCGCGTACGCGACGGACTCTCCCGCCTCCTGCGACCCGCCGGGTTGCTGCTCCTGCTGCTCACCGAGGTGCTGCTCGCCGAGGGCGGCACCCTCTCCGCCGCCGTCGCGCTCGCCGCCACCGCGGCCGCCGGCACCGCGCTCGCCGCCTGCGCCGTCATCAGCGCCCGCTGCGCCGCCCCGGTGCCCCGCACCCGCGTCCGTACGGCCATGCGCGACCGGGAGAAACGCACCGCGTTCCTTCCCCAGCGGGACCCCGACGCGCAGGGCCGCCGCCGTCCCCGAGCACCGGGCCACGCCGTCCCGACGGCCGCGTAG